The genomic region TTGGCGACCGCCGCGTCGCAGCTGGTCCCGCTGTGGCGCAAGCTCACCAGTTCGCTCCCGATCGCCACGGCGATTGCACTGGTAACCATCGCGATCATCCTCACCCAGACCCCCGACGAGCCGTATGCGGCCATCGTCGGCATGTTCGTGCCCGCCGCAGCTGTCCTCGGCTACTACGCCATGCGGGGATCGTGGGCGCCGACTATCACCTTGACTCTTTACCTGGGTCTCTCGGCCTGCTTGTACACCCTCTACACAGGCATTGTTGCTGTGACCATGATGGCGTTTGCCCTGACGGGGTTCTTGACAATGGAAGGCAAGCAGCGTTGGGTGCCCCTGAGACAACTCGCTTTGATGGGCTTCGGTTCGATCCTCATTGCCCTCATCGCGTGGGGCCCGTACCTCATGGCCGTGCTGCGCAGCCCGGAGACCACGCGCTCAACGGCGCAGCACTTCCTGCCGTCTGAAGGCGCGGAAGTACCCTTGCCGTTCTTTGACCTCTCCCTGGTCGGGTTGCTCAGCCTGGCGGGTCTGGTCTTTCTTGTGGTGCGGTTCCGCCGTCCGGAGATCGCACACATCAGCATTGCCGTGGGCGTGTGCTACGTCTGGGTGGTCGGCTCAATGGTGATCACGCTGGCCGGCACCACGCTGCTCGGCTTCCGTGTGGAGGTGCTTGTGGCGCTGCTGCTGTCCACCGCGGGCATCCTCGCGATCGCAGATCTGCGTTTGTCCGGTCTGGCCGTGCTCTACCCCAACTCGATTAGCAAGCGCTGCAGCCATCTCTTGACAACGCTGTTTGTCCTGCTGCTCGCTACGGCGACCTTGGGGTACGTGCAGCAGATCCCGGCGGAGAATGAATCCTTCATCGACGAGGCCTACGCCAGCACCGACGGCAACGGTGAGCGCTCCGACCTGCGCGAATCTGACGTCGGCCGCTACTACAAGCAGATGGACGAATACATCCAATCCCGCGGCTACACACCGGGCGAGACCGTGCTGTTCACCGACGAGATCAACTTCATGGCCTACCACCCCTACCGTGGTTTCAACGCGTTCACCAGCCACTACGCCAACCCGCTCGGTGAATTCGACGCGCGCAACGAGTCCTTGAAGCAGTGGGCGAACGGATCGTTCAACGAGTTGTCGAACCCGCAGGCGTTCGCCGCAGCTATTGACGACGCACCCTGGGCCCCGCCCCAAGCCTTCATCTTCCGCGGCAGCGAAACCGACCCGGAAGCGCCGTGGAAAACCCACATCGCGCATGACATCTTCCCCAGCCAGCCCAACGTGCACTATGAGGCTTTGTTCTTCAACCCGGCAGCCTTCAACTCGCCCGAGTGGGACACCCAGCAGTTCGGCCCCTTCGTGGTGGTGGTCCGGAACCGATGAAAGGTAGACGAGTGAATAACGTCGAGACGCAAACCGTGGTTGAGCCGACTGGCGGGTCCACCGCGTTCACGCCCGAATCCGACCCGCTGGCGCATTCCAAACGCGCGCCCCGGAATCTGGCGCTCACCGCGATGATGTCCGGCCTGCTCGCCTTCATCTTCTTCGCGCTGCTGCCGTTTTTGCCGGTCAAGCAGGTGCAGTCCTCGTTCGACTGGCCGCAGAACGGCTCGCTCAACTCCGTCAACGCGCCGCTGATTTCGCTGGCGCCGGAATCGCTCGAGCTGACCATCCCCATCAGCGTGCTGGAGGAGCTGGCCCCCGGCCAGTCGAACGTGCTGTCCACGCTGCCTGTGGACTCCACGGAAGCGCTCGACCGCGGCCTGTTCGTCACCGCGCCTGCCGACGGCAGCGTCAACGTCTCCTCGCTCAACGAGGTCGTCTTCGAGCTCACCGCTGAGGAACTGGCCACGCTGAGTGGTGACGCCGTGCTCGAAGTCTCCGCCACCGACGAAGCGCTAACGGTTTCCGTCCCGGGCACCGACTTCAGCGAAGAAACTGAGGACGACATGCGTCCCCAGGTCACAGGCATCTACAGCGAGCTCACGGGCGACGCCCAAGCACTTATCGACGCTGGCCTGACCGCCCACGTCGAAATCAACTCCCGCTTCACCTCCAGCCCGTCACTGGTGAAGTGGTTCGCCATGATCGCCGGCACGATCGCCGCCCTGATCGCCCTGTGGTCCATCGCTCGGATGGATGTGTTGGACGGCCGCCGCCTGAGCGTGTTGCGCCCGGAGTGGAGGTCGTTCAAGCCGTTGGATGGGGTCGTCGTCACGCTGTTGCTGTTCTGGCACTTCTTCGGCGCGAACACCTCCGACGACGGCTTCTTGCTCACCATGGCGCGGGTGGCCAACGAGTCGGACTACATGGCCAACTATTACCGCTGGTACGGCGTGCCCGAGGCTCCGTTCGGCTCACCGTTCTACGACTTACTGTCGCTGCTGTCGAAAGTCAGTACCGCGTCAGCCTGGATGCGCCTGCCCACGCTCATCGCCGGCATCCTCATCTGGTGGATCCTTTCGCGGGAAATCCTGCCGCGGCTCGGAGCCACCATCGCGACACGGCGCGTGTCCTATTGGACCGCCGCGTTCATGTTCCTCGCGTTCTGGCTGCCGTACGACAACGGCCTGCGCCCGGAGCCGATCATCGCCCTGGGCACCCTTGCTACCTGGGCGTCGTTTGAAAGCGCCATTGCTTCACGACGCCTCCTCCCCGCCGCCCTAGGAACCATCTTCGCCGCCGTGACCCTGGCCTGCGGGCCGACCGGCCTGACGGCCGTGGGCGTATTCCTCGTCTGCTTGCCGCAAGTGCTGAAGATCCTGTCGGAGCGGCGCGTCATCGCCCCGCTGGTGTCCTACGTCTTCCCGTTCCTCGGTGCCGGCTTCGCCGTCATGGTGCTCGTGTTCAAGGACCAGACACTGGCGACCGTGCTGGAGTCCACCTCCGTGCGCTCCGCCGTCGGCCCCGCGCTGGAGTGGTACAACGAGTACGTCCGCTACGCGACACTGCTGGAAGCAACCGTCGACGGCTCCCTGACCCGCCGCTTCCCCATGCTCATCCTCGTCCTTTGCCTGGTGCTGGTGCTGTGGAGCATGTCTCACTACGGCGCAGTCCCGGGCGCCAAGCCGGCACCGACGCGCCGCATGCTGGCGATCTTCGGGTTGTCGATGTTCTTCCTCATGTTCACCCCGACGAAGTGGACCCACCACTTCGGCATTTACGCCGGCATCGCCGGTGCCGCTGCGGCCCTAGGCGCGATCGTGCTGGCACAGGTTGCGGCACGCTCCCCGCGCGCGAGGACCTTCGCCCTGGCAGCGGTGATGTTCGTCTTCGCGCTAGCACTCGGCGGATGGAACGCGTGGTGGTACGTTTCCTCCTTCGCGGTCCCGTGGTGGGACAAGACAGTGCAGTACAAGGGTGTGGAGGCCAGCTCGGTCATGCTGGCGCTGTTCCTGCTCACGCTCGTCGTCGGGATTGTGCAGTCCCTGTGGCACAAGCCGCGGCCAGGTGCGGGCGAAGGCCCCGTAGCCGGCGCTGGCGGCACCAGCAGCACCCGGATCTCTCGCGCCATGACCGCACCGATCGCGCTCGCCTGCATTCTCATCGTGGCGTTCTCCTGCCTGACCTTCCTGAAGTCCTTCATGGACCAGTCGCCGGCCTACTCCGTCGGCATGGGTAACGTGCGCTCGCTCAAGGGCGAGACCTGCCAGATGAGTGCCGACGTGCTCTTGGAAGCCAACACGAACGACTCCTTCCTCACCCCCGTCGACGGCGTGCCGCTGGGCAAGTCACTGGAATCCGGTACGGTGCGCGGGTTCCACCCGGAGGGTGTCCCGGCCTACATCGACTCGGACAACGAGGGCGCCGCTAACGTCGGCGCCATCCAGAACACCCCGGCGACAGACAGCGGTGCCGGCAGCCCTGCCACCGGTGGTGCTTCCGGTGCCGACCAGAACGCATCGACCGCGACGACCGACACCGGCTCCAACACCCAGAGTGATGACGCCGGCTCCGACACGGTCCAGTCCACCTCCCGCGCCGCCACCCAGGGCAACCGCCCGTCGGACCAGATCGGCGTCAACGGCTCCACGGTCCGCCTTCCGTTCAACCTGGACTACAACCGCATCCCGGTGCTGGGCACGTTCAGCGAGAACGCGTTGAGCGCCTCGGAAATCAAGACGTCCTGGTTCGAACTCCCCGACGCCACCGAGGAAGCCCCGCTGCTGGTCACCTCCGTCGCTGGCCGGCTGGAGCACCGCAACATCAGCGGCGAGGAAAAGGAGGGGCAGACCCTCAAACTCGAGTACGGCACGCGCGATGAGGAAGGCAACGTGACCGAGATCGGCGACGTCGAAATGCTGGATCCGGGCCCGACGACGAAGTGGCGCAACCTGCGCTACCCCATCGCGGATCTACCGGAGGGCGCAAACGTCGTCCGCCTCGTCGGCGAAGACGTCAACCTCGACCCCGAGGAGTGGATGGCCCTGACTCCGTTGCGCAACCCCACGTTGGAGCCGCTCACCGAGGTCTTCGGCCCCGACGTCCCTGGCTTGCTCGACTGGCCGGTCGCGATGCAGTTCCCCTGCAACCGCACCTTCAACCACTACGCCGGTGTGACAGAGATCCCCGAGTTCCGCATCGCCGCCGACGCGAAGGCGAAGGAGCAGCTCTCCGGCTTCCAGGACTTTCTCGGCGGAGGAGCCATGGCTACTGCGGAGGCGGTCAACTCCGCCTACGAGATGCCCGGCTACCTCAACCAGGATTGGCACCGCGACTGGGGCTCGGCCTACCGCTACGTCCCGCGGACCAACTCCCGCGGTGAGACACCGGACGTGGCGGAGATCAACCACAAGACGATCACCCGCTCTGGCTTGTGGCACCCGTCCGACATGAAGATCAGGGATCCGTACGAGAACGAAGACTAGTCTGGAGGTCATGAACGACCTCTACCAACTAGTCAACGGCCCCTGGCTGGAAAGCCACGTCATCCCTGAGGACCGCGGTGTGGACGGCACCTTCCACGCCTTGCGCGACAAGGCGGAGGAGGACGTCCACGCCATCGTTGAGGCTGGCGATGACCGTGCAGCCGATCTATACGCCTCCTTCATGGACGTCGACGCGATCGACGCCGCCGGCCTGGACCCCCTTACCGACGATTTCGCCCTGCTCGACGTGGACACGATCCAGGATTTGGTCCGCGTCTTCGGCGAGCTGGAGCGCTCCGGTGTGGGCGCCCCGCTGACGTACTGGGTGGAAAAAGACTCGCTCGGCGAGGAGTCCGTGCCCTACGTGATCCAGTCCGGCCTGGGGCTGCCCGACGAGGCCTACTACCGCGAGCCCGCCCACGCCGAGACGCTCGAAGCGTACCGCGAGCACGTCGAGCGCATGCTCGGTTTCCTCACCGACGAGCAGCGCCGTGGATTCGGGGCGGGGGACGCGGCGGAGCGGGTGTTGGACGTCGAAAAGCGCATCGCCTCGCACCACTGGGACGTGGTGACCACGCGCGACGCTGTGAAAACGTACAACCCCACTGAGCTGGCGGAACTACCCGAGATCATCCAGACGCTCCTGCGCGCCTCCGGCCTTGAAGACGGCAAGGTCATCGCGATGATGCCCAGCTTCATCGACGAACTCGCGCAATTGCTTGTCGACGCCCCCCTCACCGACTGGCAACTCTGGGCCACCTGGGCCATCCTGCGCTCCCGCGCCGGCCTCCTCCCGCAGCACATCGGGCAGGCGAACTTCGAGTTCTACGGCACCGTGCTCTCCGGTGCGACCCAACAGCGCGACCGCTGGAAGCGCGGCATTGCGCTCGCGGAATCGCTGGTGGGTGAGGATATGGGGCGCGCGTACGTCGCAAAGCACTTCCCGCCGGAGCACAAACAGCGCATGCTCGACCTCGTCGACCACCTCGTGCGCGCTTACGAAGAGCGGATCAGCCAGCTGACCTGGATGTCGCCCGAAACGCGCGAGCGCGCCCTAGAGAAACTGGGCAAGTTCACCGCGAAGATCGGCTACCCCGACGAGTGGCGCAACTACGACGGCTTGACGTTCGACCGCTCCGGCGCCCAGCTCGTCGCGAATGTGCGCGCCGGCGCCGCCTTTGAGCACGACTACCAGCTGTCCAAGATCGGCAAGTCGGCCGACCGCGGTGAATGGGTCTCCACCCCGCAGACCGTCAACGCCTTCTACAACCCGGTGGTCAACGACATCACTTTCCCGGCCGCGATCCTGCAGCCGCCCTTCTTCGACCCCGACGCGGACGCCGCCGAGAACTTCGGCGCGATCGGCGCCGTGATCGGCCACGAAATCGGACACGGCTTCGACGACCAAGGCTCGCGTTACGACGGCGACGGCAACCTCAACTCCTGGTGGACCGACGCCGACCGTGCCCGCTTCGAGGAACTGACCGCCAAGTTGATTTCGCAATACGACGGTCTCGTCCCCTCCGTCCTGTCCGGCCGCGGAGGAATCCGCGGGGTGAACGGCGAGTTCACGCTCGGCGAGAACATCGGTGACTTGGGCGGGCTTGGCATCGCCGTCGTCGCGTACAAGGACTACCTGGCCGAGCAAGGTCTCGACCCCGCCACCGACCAGGGCCCCGTGCGGACCTTCCACGCCCCCGGCGCCAGCGACACCATCGACGGGCAGGAATTCACCGGCCTGCAGCGCCTCTTCCTCGCGTGGGCGCGCGTGTGGCGCACCGCCATCCGGCCCGAAATGGCCGCGCAATACCTGGCGATCGACCCGCACTCGCCGTCTGAGTTCCGCTGCAACGTCGTCGCCAGCAACATCGCCGAGTTCTATGAGGCCTTCCCCGACGCCGCCGAAGCCCCGGACGCAGTCGCGGAAGCGGACCGCGTGGTGATCTGGTGATGCCCGACCAACCTGGCCAACCCGACCAACCGTACCGCGAGGCGCAGGACCGGATGCGCCACACCCCCTCCCCCGAGGAACCTGCCGCGCCACTTCCCGCCGGTGAGGCTGGGCCGTTGAACGATCAGGGTTCGCCGGAGTTCAACGTCGGTGGTGTCGAGCGCGCCCTGTCGCCGAAAGAGCAGCTCGAGCAGCTGATCAGCTACATGAACGCCACCTACCCCGCACCGGATACGCCCCCGCCGTGGGAGGGCGGCACCGGCGACCCGGCCGAGGCAGACCGCTACATGGGACACCTCGCTGACCGCATCACCCACGCGTCCATGCTCATGCTCGGTTCCGGGCTCGACCACACGATGCCAGGGGTCGCGTACGGGATGAACATCGCCAAGATCCGCGATCTGCCCGCCCTTTCCGACATCCCCGACACTCCCGGAGAGCCGGAACTGCTTGCCCGCGTGTTCGTCCCCAGTTCCCCAACCCGCCGGTGGGCCGTCTCACTGCACCCGGGTGGCTTGTGGCGCGGTTCCGGAATCTCCCTTGAGCAGCACTGGCGCCCCGATGTTGCCGCGGCAGCGGAGTTGTCTGGCACCACGATCCTCGACTTGGACTACCCGCTGCTGCCCGGCGCCACCCTCGACGAGGTCGTTTCCAGCGTGCACAAAGCGCTTGACTACGTCGCAGCCCAAGAGCCGGCGTCAGTCACCCTTTGGGGTGCCGGCTCCGGCGCTGCGCTTGCCGTTCTCGCTGCTGAGCAGCGCAGTGTGGATGGGTTGGTGCTGACGAATCCGGGGCTTGGGAGCGTCGATAAGCTACCGGCGGAACTGCGTGGAAACCGCACCGTGCCAGCTCCGAGCGCATGGCCGCGCACGCTCGTGCAAACCGCGCTTTACGACGACACCACCCCACACCCCACCACCACCGAGGCCCACAACGCAACTGTCATTGAGTACCACTCAACACACACCATTGCGACGCCGGAGGAATCACGCCGCCGCATCTGCGACGTCGCTGATTTCCTCGCGGCCGTAGACGCCACAAACCCTTATTAGACTGCCGTAGAGGCCCGTCCGGTTCCATGAATCCGGGATTTGTGACGTATTCCAAAAACCCTTTCCTAGCTGCAAAAATGGGGTTAGTGTTGCGGGCATGGACACTTTCAATGACCTTGTCAGCGCACACAGCGCCCCAAGGTTGGGGGCGCTGAAAGACTTCAACAAACAACAAGCGTTGAACGCCGGCGTGGAACCGTCGGTGGTCAACAACTGGAAACTCGTCCACGACGCCTACTTCGGGGAAGGCTTATCGGACACCAAGCAAGCCAAAGCGGTTGCGAAGGCGACCGCGCTGGGCTTGTCCATCGGGATGCTCGCCACCATCGAGCGCGCCATCCGCCACATCAAACACGCCACCCGACGGCACACCATGCGCATGAAAGTGCTGTCGGCGGCCTCCCGCATCGGACGCACATGCGCCGCCATGTCGAAGCTGCTCAAGAACATCGTCCCGCCGAAGGAGCCGCCCGCTCGCCAGGAGCACGCCAGTATCAGCGAGCCGAAAGACGGTTATGCGACGTTGACGTTGACGGCGTCGGAGAAGTTCATGGCCGACTTGAAGCACCTGCTCATGTCCGGGCTGGACAGCGTTACTTCCCCCGGTCGCCATATGGCCGCCAAACTCATAGCACTGCTCAGAGACGGCGGCGGTGTACCAGAGGCCGTGCCTCGGCCCTTGCTGCTCGTCGGGTTGCCCGATTACACCAAGATCATGGACGGCGAGGGGGACGACGTCGTCCTCGGCCTCACCAACGGCACCACCATGACCGGCGCCGAATACCTCAACCAGATCGCATCCAACACCCCGCACCTGGAGGCGGCGCTGTTCCACCCGACTCAAGGGGCCGTGAACATGTACCGTTCACAGCGCCTGGCCAACGACAAGCAGCGCGACCTCGCCCGCGCGGTGCAACCCGTCTGTGCGCATCCCGACTGCCACCACGCCGCCGACCTGTGCCAAGTCCACCACGCAGACGCCTGGAAGAACGGCGGCGAAACCAACGTGTCCAACCTGGTCCCGCTGTGCCGCTACCACAACCGCATTAACGACGACGACCCCTCCATCCGCCGCACCCGCGGCCGCATCGAGATGCGTGACGGCAGGCCGGTGTGGATCTCCCCATACGGCAACGAACGGATCAACCCTCGGCACCGCTTTGGGGCAATGGATGTCCTTTTCGGGGCGGCCCCTGGTGAGCGGGCAATAGTGGCTTAACCTGGCCAGCAAGAGCGATAAGCGCCGTCTAGTCGTCAGCGTCGCGGTCGTCGGCGTCCTCTGTGTCGCGGCCGTCGGTGTCGTCTTCGGGGATGATCGGTCGGATCGCCGGCACTGGTTCGCTGCGGCCGTAGTCGCTGAGCCACACCTGAAGTCGGTCGGTGCCGTCGGTCAACCCGCGCTCCTCGGCTTCCTCGTGGTCGAGGTTGAAAATCAGATCGTCCTCGCTCTGGTCGATCCAGTCATGGACGTCATTGGTGTGCTCGTCGACATCGCCGTAAGACATGGCGGCGATGACCCAACTTGGGCCAAAGGACACCGAGCCGAACGCGCCGGAGCGATCATCGGACCAGCCGAACTTCGAGCCAATCACACCGGCCATTTGATCGGTGCCGAAGTCCTGTTTGAAGCCGTCCTCGGCAAAAGGGGCGTGGTTGGCCATGCCGCGGATGATGGGTTCAGCGACGGGATCGTCGATAATTGCGGTGATGAAGCGCGCGAGGTCGTACGGCGAGGTCGACGACCGGCCCCAAAAGCCACCGCTGTAGGTGTTGGTCAGCTCGAAAAGCTCGGCGACCTCGTTGATCGCCTCTGGGTACGCGGCATCCAGCTCGCCGGCGACGGCATCGGACGACGTGCGAATCATCCGCAGGACCTTCCCCTGATCCTCCGGTTTTCCCTCGAGCAGGACCCAGTAGCCAAGGTACAGCTTGGCCAAAGACAGTGCTGGTCGGGGGTCTTGGGCGCCCGGGGACCCGGTCCACCGGCCGTCGTCATGCATGACGACGAGATCAGTGCGCTCACCCGGATCCCCCGGCAGCACATCGACAGCCGCCGCAGGAGGCAACGGCGCGACTACGAAGGCCGCACCGACTACGCATGTTGCACTGGCTACGCCGGCAGTACTGACTGCTCTGGCTACGCGTGTCGCCGCGGCGGCAAAAAACCGCTTCACAGCACGCAATTATGCCTGGTGACGGTCAAGAACCTCAAGCACGGACTCGGCTTCGTCGAGTTCGTCCTCGTCGACAGGTTCATCGACTTCGCACAGCGTGACGACGGCACCCGTCGAATCCGCCACCGTCAACAGCACCCCGAACGGTGAATTCTCCGGACCGCGCACAATCTCCCCGCCGAGCTCCTCGACCCGGCCGCGCACCTGAGCCACGTTGGCGACGCCAAGGAAGGTCTGCCAAAAGCTCGGCACCTCCGCCGGAATCGTGTCGGATGCATCCCACACACCGGCAAATGCGGCGCCGTCCTGCATGGCGACGTGGTAACCGTTGTCGTGGTCAACCCCCCACTCAAAGAGCGAACGGTAAAAGTCCACCACGGCCTGCACATCCCCGGTGCAGGTGTACTCGTGCCACACGGGGGTTCCTGGCTCGCCAGCGGCCACGAACGCATCCTCTCCCGATGGCTGGAACAGTCCGAACCACCCACCAGCAACGTCGGCGCACAGGGCCATCTTCCCCAAGGACACCTGAGCCGGCTCTGCAAGAACACGTCCACCGAGCTGCGCCACCTTTTCCGAGTCGCGCTCAATGTCGGTGGTATAGAAGTACGTCACCCACGCGTCGGGC from Corynebacterium genitalium ATCC 33030 harbors:
- a CDS encoding galactan 5-O-arabinofuranosyltransferase, giving the protein MTTAVTDTKEEPKEELRGSTRAIRVYDYEPDSIDTVGTTVRMLVYPLVGGALTLAAWYLLRASSLAAFNVSMVPRALATACSFVVILAVGALLLAWLRDESTSRRRPTWRVWLTEFVCSFAPAGLVVSTLGIPLASTKLYLDGIQVDQGFRTQFLTRMADTMSNQDMNYADLPAFYPIGWFWLGGRLSDVLGMPGWEVYQPWALVSLATAASQLVPLWRKLTSSLPIATAIALVTIAIILTQTPDEPYAAIVGMFVPAAAVLGYYAMRGSWAPTITLTLYLGLSACLYTLYTGIVAVTMMAFALTGFLTMEGKQRWVPLRQLALMGFGSILIALIAWGPYLMAVLRSPETTRSTAQHFLPSEGAEVPLPFFDLSLVGLLSLAGLVFLVVRFRRPEIAHISIAVGVCYVWVVGSMVITLAGTTLLGFRVEVLVALLLSTAGILAIADLRLSGLAVLYPNSISKRCSHLLTTLFVLLLATATLGYVQQIPAENESFIDEAYASTDGNGERSDLRESDVGRYYKQMDEYIQSRGYTPGETVLFTDEINFMAYHPYRGFNAFTSHYANPLGEFDARNESLKQWANGSFNELSNPQAFAAAIDDAPWAPPQAFIFRGSETDPEAPWKTHIAHDIFPSQPNVHYEALFFNPAAFNSPEWDTQQFGPFVVVVRNR
- a CDS encoding arabinosyltransferase domain-containing protein, which gives rise to MKGRRVNNVETQTVVEPTGGSTAFTPESDPLAHSKRAPRNLALTAMMSGLLAFIFFALLPFLPVKQVQSSFDWPQNGSLNSVNAPLISLAPESLELTIPISVLEELAPGQSNVLSTLPVDSTEALDRGLFVTAPADGSVNVSSLNEVVFELTAEELATLSGDAVLEVSATDEALTVSVPGTDFSEETEDDMRPQVTGIYSELTGDAQALIDAGLTAHVEINSRFTSSPSLVKWFAMIAGTIAALIALWSIARMDVLDGRRLSVLRPEWRSFKPLDGVVVTLLLFWHFFGANTSDDGFLLTMARVANESDYMANYYRWYGVPEAPFGSPFYDLLSLLSKVSTASAWMRLPTLIAGILIWWILSREILPRLGATIATRRVSYWTAAFMFLAFWLPYDNGLRPEPIIALGTLATWASFESAIASRRLLPAALGTIFAAVTLACGPTGLTAVGVFLVCLPQVLKILSERRVIAPLVSYVFPFLGAGFAVMVLVFKDQTLATVLESTSVRSAVGPALEWYNEYVRYATLLEATVDGSLTRRFPMLILVLCLVLVLWSMSHYGAVPGAKPAPTRRMLAIFGLSMFFLMFTPTKWTHHFGIYAGIAGAAAALGAIVLAQVAARSPRARTFALAAVMFVFALALGGWNAWWYVSSFAVPWWDKTVQYKGVEASSVMLALFLLTLVVGIVQSLWHKPRPGAGEGPVAGAGGTSSTRISRAMTAPIALACILIVAFSCLTFLKSFMDQSPAYSVGMGNVRSLKGETCQMSADVLLEANTNDSFLTPVDGVPLGKSLESGTVRGFHPEGVPAYIDSDNEGAANVGAIQNTPATDSGAGSPATGGASGADQNASTATTDTGSNTQSDDAGSDTVQSTSRAATQGNRPSDQIGVNGSTVRLPFNLDYNRIPVLGTFSENALSASEIKTSWFELPDATEEAPLLVTSVAGRLEHRNISGEEKEGQTLKLEYGTRDEEGNVTEIGDVEMLDPGPTTKWRNLRYPIADLPEGANVVRLVGEDVNLDPEEWMALTPLRNPTLEPLTEVFGPDVPGLLDWPVAMQFPCNRTFNHYAGVTEIPEFRIAADAKAKEQLSGFQDFLGGGAMATAEAVNSAYEMPGYLNQDWHRDWGSAYRYVPRTNSRGETPDVAEINHKTITRSGLWHPSDMKIRDPYENED
- a CDS encoding VOC family protein, producing the protein MPAFEARPGMPYWIDLFSSELRKSSYFYSRILGWDVQGADMPGADNQGADDGSYRVARVQGLPVAGLVAQKTDSTGTDMPDAWVTYFYTTDIERDSEKVAQLGGRVLAEPAQVSLGKMALCADVAGGWFGLFQPSGEDAFVAAGEPGTPVWHEYTCTGDVQAVVDFYRSLFEWGVDHDNGYHVAMQDGAAFAGVWDASDTIPAEVPSFWQTFLGVANVAQVRGRVEELGGEIVRGPENSPFGVLLTVADSTGAVVTLCEVDEPVDEDELDEAESVLEVLDRHQA
- a CDS encoding M13 family metallopeptidase, giving the protein MNDLYQLVNGPWLESHVIPEDRGVDGTFHALRDKAEEDVHAIVEAGDDRAADLYASFMDVDAIDAAGLDPLTDDFALLDVDTIQDLVRVFGELERSGVGAPLTYWVEKDSLGEESVPYVIQSGLGLPDEAYYREPAHAETLEAYREHVERMLGFLTDEQRRGFGAGDAAERVLDVEKRIASHHWDVVTTRDAVKTYNPTELAELPEIIQTLLRASGLEDGKVIAMMPSFIDELAQLLVDAPLTDWQLWATWAILRSRAGLLPQHIGQANFEFYGTVLSGATQQRDRWKRGIALAESLVGEDMGRAYVAKHFPPEHKQRMLDLVDHLVRAYEERISQLTWMSPETRERALEKLGKFTAKIGYPDEWRNYDGLTFDRSGAQLVANVRAGAAFEHDYQLSKIGKSADRGEWVSTPQTVNAFYNPVVNDITFPAAILQPPFFDPDADAAENFGAIGAVIGHEIGHGFDDQGSRYDGDGNLNSWWTDADRARFEELTAKLISQYDGLVPSVLSGRGGIRGVNGEFTLGENIGDLGGLGIAVVAYKDYLAEQGLDPATDQGPVRTFHAPGASDTIDGQEFTGLQRLFLAWARVWRTAIRPEMAAQYLAIDPHSPSEFRCNVVASNIAEFYEAFPDAAEAPDAVAEADRVVIW
- a CDS encoding alpha/beta hydrolase fold domain-containing protein, which codes for MPDQPGQPDQPYREAQDRMRHTPSPEEPAAPLPAGEAGPLNDQGSPEFNVGGVERALSPKEQLEQLISYMNATYPAPDTPPPWEGGTGDPAEADRYMGHLADRITHASMLMLGSGLDHTMPGVAYGMNIAKIRDLPALSDIPDTPGEPELLARVFVPSSPTRRWAVSLHPGGLWRGSGISLEQHWRPDVAAAAELSGTTILDLDYPLLPGATLDEVVSSVHKALDYVAAQEPASVTLWGAGSGAALAVLAAEQRSVDGLVLTNPGLGSVDKLPAELRGNRTVPAPSAWPRTLVQTALYDDTTPHPTTTEAHNATVIEYHSTHTIATPEESRRRICDVADFLAAVDATNPY
- a CDS encoding HNH endonuclease signature motif containing protein; the encoded protein is MDTFNDLVSAHSAPRLGALKDFNKQQALNAGVEPSVVNNWKLVHDAYFGEGLSDTKQAKAVAKATALGLSIGMLATIERAIRHIKHATRRHTMRMKVLSAASRIGRTCAAMSKLLKNIVPPKEPPARQEHASISEPKDGYATLTLTASEKFMADLKHLLMSGLDSVTSPGRHMAAKLIALLRDGGGVPEAVPRPLLLVGLPDYTKIMDGEGDDVVLGLTNGTTMTGAEYLNQIASNTPHLEAALFHPTQGAVNMYRSQRLANDKQRDLARAVQPVCAHPDCHHAADLCQVHHADAWKNGGETNVSNLVPLCRYHNRINDDDPSIRRTRGRIEMRDGRPVWISPYGNERINPRHRFGAMDVLFGAAPGERAIVA